From Microbacterium croceum, a single genomic window includes:
- the nudC gene encoding NAD(+) diphosphatase, with product MTIRRSSLDRAAELREESGVLDRLRSDTETRTIVVRDGRVRVVDSALLRVSPNDVGEATWALLGRDDDGAPLLLAAVPPETESVDTAPDEIWLGLRDLGGRIDAGETELLVEAIAVAGWLRDAQFCPTCGGGTELRQAGWSRRCLSCGREHFPRTDPAVIVAVESADGERLLLGANANWRGRMYSCFAGFAEAGESLESTVHREIEEESGVRLAELRYVSSQPWPFPRSLMIGFRAVVDDESAARADGEEIIDVRWFTREEIRTALLGDGPVGLPGPASIARALIVDWLEDRA from the coding sequence ATGACCATTCGCCGTTCATCTCTCGACCGCGCCGCCGAGCTCCGTGAGGAGTCCGGGGTGCTGGATCGACTGCGCAGCGACACCGAGACCCGCACGATCGTCGTGCGCGACGGGCGCGTGCGCGTCGTCGATTCCGCTCTGCTGAGGGTCTCGCCGAACGACGTCGGCGAGGCGACGTGGGCGCTGCTCGGGCGCGACGACGACGGTGCTCCGCTGCTGCTCGCTGCCGTCCCGCCGGAGACCGAGAGTGTCGACACGGCGCCGGACGAGATCTGGCTCGGTCTGCGCGACCTCGGAGGCCGCATCGACGCGGGAGAGACCGAACTTCTCGTCGAGGCCATCGCCGTGGCGGGCTGGCTCCGTGATGCGCAGTTCTGCCCCACCTGCGGCGGAGGCACCGAACTGCGCCAGGCCGGGTGGTCGCGACGCTGCCTCTCGTGCGGGCGCGAGCACTTCCCTCGTACCGATCCCGCGGTGATCGTGGCGGTCGAGAGCGCCGATGGTGAACGGCTGCTGCTCGGCGCGAACGCCAATTGGCGTGGGCGCATGTACTCGTGCTTCGCCGGATTCGCGGAGGCGGGGGAGTCTCTCGAATCGACGGTGCACAGGGAGATCGAAGAGGAATCCGGCGTCCGTCTGGCCGAGCTCCGTTACGTCTCCTCTCAGCCCTGGCCGTTCCCGCGCTCTCTCATGATCGGGTTCCGGGCCGTCGTCGACGACGAGTCCGCCGCCCGTGCCGACGGCGAGGAGATCATCGACGTCCGGTGGTTCACCAGGGAGGAGATCCGCACGGCACTCCTCGGCGATGGCCCCGTCGGACTTCCCGGACCCGCCTCCATCGCCCGAGCGCTGATCGTGGACTGGCTCGAGGATCGGGCGTGA
- a CDS encoding ATP-dependent helicase, protein MSALDALDERQRQAASVLRGPVAVLAGAGTGKTRVITHRIAHGVDTGAYSPGRVMAVTFTAKAAGELRGRLRALGVEGVAARTFHATALAQLNFFWPTLAGSPAPSIIDNKVRMLGQVADGLRLRRSTATLRDIASEIEWRKVSMLSIEKHAELGRTVTGVDATQLVELQRGYEALKDERRQLDFEDVLLACAGMLEAEPRVAASVHEQYRHFTVDEFQDVSPLQNRLLELWLGDRHDICVVGDASQTIYSFAGADQRYLLEFERAHPDATVVRLETNYRSQAPILAAANALMRGRPGALELAPAREQFAADAPTVTAYDTETEEAQGIAAAISAQISAGASPSEIAVLYRAHAQSGVLQQALAAEGIATTVLGGTRFFAMPEVRQAILALRAAAIAPTEQGFLLGVQRVLRELGLTDEPPQAGGAQRDGWEARRAILRLAEEAGPDADLRSFSDALMARAKDQHEPTMRTVTLSTLHAAKGLEWPHVHLAGWAEGALPISYATTFESIDEERRLAYVGVTRAARTLSLSWSRSAGRGERAPSRFLAEMGTTARGTGILRETSPHATRGTRQR, encoded by the coding sequence GTGAGCGCGCTCGACGCACTCGATGAACGGCAACGGCAGGCAGCATCGGTGCTCCGCGGTCCTGTCGCCGTGCTCGCCGGCGCCGGAACCGGAAAGACCCGGGTGATCACGCATCGCATCGCACACGGAGTCGACACCGGCGCCTACTCCCCGGGGCGCGTCATGGCCGTCACCTTCACGGCCAAGGCGGCGGGCGAACTACGCGGGCGCCTGCGAGCGCTCGGTGTCGAGGGCGTCGCTGCGCGAACCTTCCATGCGACAGCGCTCGCCCAGCTCAACTTCTTCTGGCCGACTCTGGCCGGCTCTCCCGCCCCGTCGATCATCGACAACAAGGTGCGGATGCTCGGCCAGGTCGCCGATGGGCTCCGCCTGCGGCGCTCCACCGCGACGCTCCGTGACATCGCGTCGGAGATCGAATGGCGAAAGGTCTCGATGCTCTCGATCGAGAAGCATGCCGAACTCGGTCGCACCGTGACGGGTGTCGACGCCACGCAGCTGGTCGAGCTGCAGCGCGGATACGAGGCGCTCAAGGACGAGCGCCGCCAGCTCGACTTCGAGGACGTGCTCCTGGCGTGCGCCGGTATGCTGGAAGCGGAGCCCCGTGTCGCCGCGTCCGTCCACGAGCAGTACCGTCACTTCACCGTCGACGAGTTCCAGGACGTGTCCCCGTTGCAGAACCGTCTCCTGGAGCTCTGGCTCGGCGATCGGCACGACATCTGCGTGGTCGGCGACGCCAGCCAGACCATCTACTCGTTCGCGGGAGCCGACCAGCGCTATCTGCTCGAGTTCGAACGTGCCCATCCCGACGCGACAGTTGTCCGACTCGAGACGAACTATCGCTCGCAGGCGCCCATCCTCGCGGCGGCGAACGCCTTGATGCGCGGACGACCCGGTGCGCTCGAGCTGGCCCCTGCGCGCGAACAGTTCGCTGCGGACGCTCCCACGGTCACCGCCTACGACACAGAGACCGAAGAGGCTCAGGGCATCGCCGCGGCCATCTCGGCGCAGATATCGGCGGGCGCGTCTCCTTCGGAGATCGCGGTGCTGTACCGAGCCCACGCGCAGTCCGGAGTGCTGCAGCAGGCGCTCGCCGCCGAGGGGATCGCGACGACGGTGCTCGGCGGCACGCGGTTCTTCGCGATGCCGGAGGTCCGACAAGCCATCCTGGCGTTGCGTGCTGCCGCGATCGCCCCCACCGAGCAGGGATTCCTTCTCGGCGTGCAGCGGGTGCTGCGGGAGCTCGGTCTCACGGATGAGCCCCCACAGGCAGGAGGCGCGCAGCGGGACGGTTGGGAAGCGCGCAGGGCGATCCTGCGGTTGGCCGAAGAAGCGGGGCCCGACGCGGATCTGCGCTCCTTCAGCGACGCTCTGATGGCGCGCGCGAAGGACCAGCACGAACCGACCATGCGCACCGTCACCCTCTCGACGTTGCATGCCGCGAAGGGTCTGGAATGGCCTCACGTGCACCTGGCCGGGTGGGCCGAAGGCGCGCTGCCGATTTCTTACGCGACGACCTTCGAGTCGATCGATGAAGAGCGTCGCCTGGCCTACGTCGGGGTCACGCGCGCAGCGCGAACCCTGTCTCTGAGCTGGTCTCGATCCGCGGGACGAGGGGAACGGGCTCCGTCTCGTTTCCTGGCAGAGATGGGGACGACAGCGCGCGGCACCGGCATTCTGCGTGAAACGTCACCACACGCCACTCGCGGGACCCGTCAGCGCTGA